CATCTCGAAGACAATAATCGTTACAATGATCATGTCCACAGCTGATAACATCAACACCCAGCCTGTCCAGCGTGGCTATTCCTTCAGAGTTGTATTTAGGTGCTGTGACACCCTCTTTATAAGTTCCAATCAGGGGATTCTTCTCTCCAGCATGTGTTTTTGATGCAGTATTCAAATATTCTGGCAGTGGaatgtgaaaaaatgcCATCGAAAGTTTAGTTTTagatttcaaaactttatcgtgatattcttcaatatATTTCCATTGAGATTCTTTGATCCAGTCGTATCCAGGATAAATCTTACCAGCTGTGGAGTATTTATGGGAATCCAGAAAATAAAGCGTACTTACTGGGGCTTCAGTgtcatcttttgaaaaaaccTGATGGACATAATTACCGACACCAAATGTGTTATCCTGCGTATCATGAATATTAGATTTAAAAAGCGAATATGGCAGTGCGGATGCTAATTGAGACAACTGCCAGCGGGTTAAGCTTCCTTCGTCGTCATGATTTCCCCATACCATTGCCcatggaatttttcttgcaatgACAGGGGCGACTGCTTTCAGTAATACCGTTTCGGAATCTTGAATGGATCTGTCACCCATGATTTGGTCACCAGTAAAAACGACCATCTGTGGTTTTTCAATGTCAAGAACCTGTTGAATGAAGGTTTTTGTCTTTGGGTCAGCTTTGCAAACCTCATGTTTTGGAAATTCATCGACGCATTCAGACTCCCCCACCCCCAAGTGAAGATCAGCTAACTGAACAATCTTAAACTTTCCTTCGTTGGTTTCTTGTAGTCTCTGGGGTTCTGTGTTTACGGGGTGAGAACCAACAAACTTGTAAGTCAAATATGCAGGTTCACTGTAAGCATATTCCGTTAagggaaaatttttttgtagaGTCCAGTTTACTATCGGGTTCACACAATCAGCACCAAAGAGGACATTAATTTCGCTTATGAAACTTCTGTTTTGCAACAATTCTATGCCAACGGGTTTGAACATGACAAATACATCC
This genomic window from Saccharomyces kudriavzevii IFO 1802 strain IFO1802 genome assembly, chromosome: 12 contains:
- the DCR2 gene encoding phosphoprotein phosphatase (similar to Saccharomyces cerevisiae DCR2 (YLR361C); ancestral locus Anc_4.200), producing the protein MIRLPKLYQRLLLYFAIFGVIAFFYYDHLRASKIQQRFIGKDYVTPSAPSAEQWLRNNDLEDFSYSDKLVINIGYDECFHIGRFYERCFNRFELKSRLASENSHVVRKRIHKDLRNSFGRRWFGKSEYVYYDVLHLASLQYFGPNLERLNVEAITEISKVPKGDSLQFKDVFVMFKPVGIELLQNRSFISEINVLFGADCVNPIVNWTLQKNFPLTEYAYSEPAYLTYKFVGSHPVNTEPQRLQETNEGKFKIVQLADLHLGVGESECVDEFPKHEVCKADPKTKTFIQQVLDIEKPQMVVFTGDQIMGDRSIQDSETVLLKAVAPVIARKIPWAMVWGNHDDEGSLTRWQLSQLASALPYSLFKSNIHDTQDNTFGVGNYVHQVFSKDDTEAPVSTLYFLDSHKYSTAGKIYPGYDWIKESQWKYIEEYHDKVLKSKTKLSMAFFHIPLPEYLNTASKTHAGEKNPLIGTYKEGVTAPKYNSEGIATLDRLGVDVISCGHDHCNDYCLRDDSTPNRPWLCYGGGGGEGGYAGYGGTERRIRIYEIDISEDNIHTWKRLNGSPENLFDYQSMLDSNSPEIA